In Symphalangus syndactylus isolate Jambi chromosome 14, NHGRI_mSymSyn1-v2.1_pri, whole genome shotgun sequence, one DNA window encodes the following:
- the CIAO3 gene encoding cytosolic iron-sulfur assembly component 3 yields the protein MASPFSGALQLTDLDDFIGPSQECIKPVKVEKRAGSGVAKIRIEDDGSYFQVNQDGGTRRLEKAKVSLNDCLACSGCITSAETVLITQQSHEELKKVLDANKMAAPSQQRLVVVSVSPQSRASLAARFQLNPTDTARKLTSFFKKIGVHFVFDTAFSRHFSLLESQREFVQRFRRQADCRQALPLLASACPGWICYAEKTHGSFILPHISTARSPQQVMGSLVKDFFAQQQRLTPDKIYHVTVMPCYDKKLEASRPDFFNQEHQTRDVDCVLTTGEVLRLLEEEGVSLPDLEPAPLDSLYSGASAEEPTSHRGGGSGGYLEHVFRHAARELFGIHVAEVTYKPLRNKDFQEVTLEKEGQVLLHFAMVYGFRNIQNLVQRLKRGRCPYHYVEVMACPSGCLNGGGQLQAPDRPSRELLQHVERLYGMVRAEAPEDAPGIQELYTHWLQGTDSECAGRLLHTQYHAVEKASTGLGIRW from the exons ATGGCGTCGCCCTTCAGCGGGGCGCTGCAGCTGACGGACCTGGATGACTTCATCGGGCCGTCTCAG GAGTGCATCAAGCCTGTCAAAGTGGAAAAAAGGGCGGGAAGTGGCGTGGCCAAGATTCGCATTGAAGATGACGGGAGCTACTTCCAAGTTAACCAA GATGGCGGGACCCGGAGGCTGGAGAAGGCCAAGGTCTCGCTAAACGACTGCCTGGCATGCAGCGGCTGCATCACCTCCGCAGAGACCGTGCTTATCACCCAGCAGAGCCACGAGGAGCTGAAGAAGGTTCTAGATGCTAATAAG ATGGCGGCACCCAGTCAGCAGAGGCTGGTTGTAGTTTCCGTCTCACCACAGTCTAGAGCGTCGCTGGCTGCACGGTTTCAGCTGAATCCTACAGACACTGCCAGGAAATTAacctcattctttaaaaaaatag GGGTGCACTTCGTCTTCGACACCGCCTTCTCAAggcacttcagcctcctggagaGCCAGCGAGAGTTTGTGCAGCGATTCCGACGCCAGGCCGACTGCAGACAGGCCCTGCCCCTGCTGGCCTCCGCCTGCCCAG GCTGGATCTGCTATGCCGAGAAGACCCACGGCAGCTTCATCCTCCCCCACATCAGCACCGCCCGATCCCCGCAGCAGGTCATGGGCTCCCTGGTCAAGGACTTCTTCGCCCAGCAGCAG CGCTTGACCCCTGACAAGATCTACCACGTCACGGTGATGCCCTGCTATGACAAAAAGCTGGAAGCCTCCAGACCTGACTTTTTCAACCAGGAGCACCAGACACGGGATGTGGACTGTGTCCTCACAACAG GAGAAGTTTTGAGGTTGCTGGAGGAAGAGGGCGTCTCCCTCCCCGACCTGGAACCAGCCCCTCTGGACAGCCT GTACAGCGGTGCCTCTGCAGAGGAGCCCACCAGCCATCGGGGAGGGGGCTCGGGGGGCTACCTGGAGCACGTGTTCCGGCACGCGGCCCGAGAGCTCTTTGGAATCCATGTGGCTGAGGTTACCTACAAACCCCTGAG GAACAAGGACTTCCAGGAGGTGACACTGGAGAAGGAGGGCCAAGTGCTGCTGCACTTCGCGATGGTGTACGGCTTCCGCAACATCCAGAACCTGGTGCAGAGGCTCAAGCGCGGGCGCTGCCCTTACCACTACGTGGAGGTCATGGCCTGCCCCTCAG GCTGCCTGAACGGCGGGGGCCAGCTCCAGGCCCCAGACAGGCCCAGCAGAGAGCTCCTCCAGCACGTGGAGAGACTGTACGGCATGGTCCGGGCTGAGGCGCCCGAGGACGCGCCTGGGATTCAGGAGCTGTACACACACTGGCTGCAGGGCACGGACTCGGAGTGTGCGGGCCGCTTGCTG